A window from Chroicocephalus ridibundus chromosome 19, bChrRid1.1, whole genome shotgun sequence encodes these proteins:
- the LOC134525315 gene encoding S100P-binding protein-like: protein MDDHSLHAFGPSLCHEFKPTVHDRVPRAKRLSDSAEQVQAQHSAKKPCVLSHHRSTPDPSEKLLLCSPDSACFQGSSHFLDDVGHDDLVASSASKYDDVAISLDTTRCFDDSEPDDSLLELSDSEEGNSPFNYTEEEIQEILADNCVESEWYLTRKSTLSQNVNGESEKDESSSCTGVSVISEDASVASEITETPNELLCRDCSSPDSECYPGLLNESASLDKNYLQSSQVNCMLFDLDIPELLSLSPIDADYVDHPLEDDYLEEAERETSEEIIIDCLEYDRMASSCVPKESLEELMSNGRQSLGVGCLGETPFASRDVPGSCSDHEESSMPSSHPACGQRRADESLAPLLPRCPTPSSRSRNREFSKETKSCFSRKLNFVEDDGGQESSAVEQPSNSIKLSDTAVGQIGQEETTSGKKLGKVIPVPQEEEEEERNHPMSNKKPTQKYSLTQWVSKKLAKHHHFQSIPDHFQRSPVTAFSNV from the exons ATGGATGACCATTCCCTTCATGCCTTTGGGCCTAGTCTTTGCCATGAATTTAAACCTACTGTTCATGATAGAGTTCCCAGGGCCAAAAGGCTGTCGGATTCCGCAGAGCAGGTTCAGGCCCAGCACTCAGCTAAGAAACCTTGTGTGTTGAGTCATCACCGTAGCACTCCAGATCCATCAGAGAAACTGCTGCTGTGTTCCCCAGATTCTGCCTGCTTTCAAGGATCCTCTCATTTTCTGGATGATGTTGGCCATGATGACCTTGTTGCCAGTTCTGCGTCAAAATATGATGATGTAGCCATTTCTCTAGATACAACCAGATGTTTTGATGATAGCGAGCCAGATGACTCCTTGTTGGAACTGTCAGACAGTGAAGAAGGGAATTCTCCTTTCAATTACACTGAGGAAGAGATCCAGGAAATCTTGGCAGATAATTGTGTGGAATCTGAGTGGTACCTAACTAGAAAAAGCACTCTGAGCCAAAATGTAAACGGAGAGAGTGAAAAGGACGAGAGCAGCAGCTGCACTGGCGTATCAGTCATCAGCGAAGACGCAAGTGTGGCCTCAGAGATCACAGAGACACCAAATGAACTTCTGTGCAGAGACTGTTCTTCACCTGATTCTGAATGTTATCCTGGCCTTTTGAATGAAAGTGCTAGTTTGGACAAGAACTATCTGCAGTCATCCCAAGTAAATTGCATGTTGTTTGACCTTGACATTCCGGAGCTTCTGAGTCTTAGCCCAATTGATGCCGACTATGTAGATCACCCTCTGGAGGACGATTATTTGGAGGAAGCTgaaagagaaacttcagaagaAATCATAATCGATTGTCTAGAGTATGATAGAATGGCTAGTAGCTGTGTTCCCAAAGAATCCTTGGAGGAGCTGATGTCTAACGGCCGGCAAAGCCTGGGTGTGGGTTGCCTGGGAGAGACTCCTTTTGCAAGCAGAGATGTGCCTGGCTCCTGTAGTGATCATGAGGAAAGCTCCATGCCCTCTTCTCACCCTGCCTGTGGCCAGAGGAGAGCTGATGAGAGTTTGGCACCGCTGTTACCAAGGTGTCCCACTCCCTCTTCCAGGTCCAGAAACCGAgaattttctaaagaaacaaagaGCTGTTTTTCACGGAAATTAAACTTTGTAGAGGATGATGGAGGGCAGGAATCTTCAGCAGTTGAACAGCCATCAAACAGCATTAAA TTAAGTGATACAGCTGTAGGCCAGATTGGGCAGGAAGAGACAACCAGTGGAAAGAAGCTTGGCAAAGTTATTCCTGtgccacaggaggaggaggaggaggaaag AAATCACCCAATGTCCAACAAGAAACCTACCCAAAAGTACAGCCTCACACAGTGGGTGAGCAAGAAGTTGGCCAAACACCACCATTTCCAGAGCATCCCTGACCACTTCCAACGCAGCCCCGTGACAGCCTTTTCTAATGTCTGA